In the genome of Crassostrea angulata isolate pt1a10 chromosome 6, ASM2561291v2, whole genome shotgun sequence, the window AAACTTTTACGTAAACTATAGATTTAACAATAAACCTTATTTAGTCGACCCATTTTATCTAATTAGTTGTTATtaattacatgcattttttGGATAAATCTAGCTGGTCATGGTAACATTTTGACAGAGATTTCCAAGACTACATTTCTCTAGTAAActcaaattaataatttcaagTTGCCGAAGATGCTGACATCCCTTGATTCGAAGCAATGCAGTGCacgaacgaaaaaaaaattaaggctGATAGCATCAAACACGATAATAAAGTTGAACAACATGGAAAACTTCCCCAAGTCTTGCGTGTCAGTCTAGAGACTTAGATAATAATGACAGCTTCTCTGTTACATTCAAACACAGAGAATGCAATTCGTCTTTGAACACAAAAGAactttctttgttaactatgcacgTTGATCCGCAAATTTTCATTGATCTTATTTTTTTGAAGCCCTTGAGAACGGGTTTCCCTGCTACGGATGGTGTATAGtctttatgaaaatttcattcTTATGGTCCAGACTAGAATGCCCAAAACATCATGGGCCATAATCCAACTCGGCCCTTGCTGTTAATGGCGCCCGGGGGACCAGAGTTACTGCAACACCTATTGATTAGTGAGAACTTGGTGTAGGTTTCATGCCATTCAAGCGAGAGTCCATGTCATTGATTTTAACCAAGCGTTCAAATTGGATGTTGTTCCGATGAGTATATTAATGAATTAATCCACTGTTTCCATCAATTAGGGATCATTTAAAGATTAATGGATATAAACCAACAGCGTGCCAAATGGCACTGTATGCTGAGGTTGATCTATTCAAGTAACACCGGCTCCCGATGGCCATACGTCGACTTCTTTGCattaaaacagtaaaaaataCCAACATCATCCTATATAAGTCTTTATTTCAGATCATGGCAAAACTATTCCGAGTCGTAAAACTCCAGGACAGGTTCAATACAGAGGTATTTACATTCCAACTTCCGGCCAAGCTTATGAAGGACAGCGCCCAGACCTCCTTCTCAAAAGATTTCAACTACGGCTATCAGAAATGGACGGCAAGCTTTGTGAAGAGCGAGAAGCACCTGGGTGCCTTTCTCAGGCTCCGAACAGCCAGTCCTCACGTGGTGTGCAATGTGGACTATGCTTTTACTATGGTTAACACTGAACATTTTACCAAGAATGAAACTTTTATAGAGAAAGGGTCAGAGTTTACGAAGGAAAACGACACCCGGGGCCGGCAGACGTTTATATCGCTGGAGGACTTGGTCTCCCGGACGTTTATACAACAAACCGGAGAGTTCCTAGTGGAGCTAGAACTCCGACACATGACGACCGCCATGGAGTGCTTTGTCCGGATTCCCAAGGATTACCAAGCTAGGTACGCCAGTAACATTAAGCTGGAAACTCCATATTTCAGTTTCGGGTTATTCGACTGGAGTATATCATTATATCCTAACACTCCCACTCAAGATTCGGAGGGTAACGTGGCTGTTCAGCTCCACAGACACACAAACTTCGACCATTTGTGCCGCGTACAGTACGACATTAAGATTGGGGAAAACCAGGCATTCGAATCAGGCACCATCGAACAGTGGCTTGACGGAGGCGGAAATGGTGAACCCTATATCATAGGGTCTACGATACACGTTCTCTCCAGGGGGCGCTCCACGGTTCGTGTTCGCGTGAACATGTACTCTGTAGTCTCCATTGGTGAGGCGGTACTTCCGGTATTGAACAAGAACAGGAACCGCGTTCACCTCTACGATAAAGACAAACAGGCTTGGATGCTCGAATCGGACATTTCCGGAAAATATCTGGCATTCAAACTTTATTATACAGACGTGTCTCATGTTCCCAGGAAGTGTACCCGACTGGTCAGCTTTGACCTGGCAGTGTTGTCGATCGACCTGGAACGCCCAACAATTAAAGCAAGCAATGGCCCTTTCAGCCGCTACTATGTACAAGAAGACTTAGACGAAGGATTCAAAATGCACACTAATATTCCGGTGAGAGAGGTATGttggtgagagagagagagagagagagagagagagagagagagagagagagagagagagagagaaattagtATTTCAATGATCTGTGAGTAGGACGTTAACATTCCAT includes:
- the LOC128188051 gene encoding uncharacterized protein LOC128188051 isoform X1; amino-acid sequence: MSIMAKLFRVVKLQDRFNTEVFTFQLPAKLMKDSAQTSFSKDFNYGYQKWTASFVKSEKHLGAFLRLRTASPHVVCNVDYAFTMVNTEHFTKNETFIEKGSEFTKENDTRGRQTFISLEDLVSRTFIQQTGEFLVELELRHMTTAMECFVRIPKDYQARYASNIKLETPYFSFGLFDWSISLYPNTPTQDSEGNVAVQLHRHTNFDHLCRVQYDIKIGENQAFESGTIEQWLDGGGNGEPYIIGSTIHVLSRGRSTVRVRVNMYSVVSIGEAVLPVLNKNRNRVHLYDKDKQAWMLESDISGKYLAFKLYYTDVSHVPRKCTRLVSFDLAVLSIDLERPTIKASNGPFSRYYVQEDLDEGFKMHTNIPVRELQNPRCEFLSADDQKVTVHIHWIDSHLLTTPTYHSLDDVSRLHKHQMMREILALQSENYALEKQLYSYQKSIARTHSRGQSESEDYPPDRNHYHR
- the LOC128188051 gene encoding uncharacterized protein LOC128188051 isoform X3; translated protein: MSIMAKLFRVVKLQDRFNTEVFTFQLPAKLMKDSAQTSFSKDFNYGYQKWTASFVKSEKHLGAFLRLRTASPHVVCNVDYAFTMVNTEHFTKNETFIEKGSEFTKENDTRGRQTFISLEDLVSRTFIQQTGEFLVELELRHMTTAMECFVRIPKDYQARYASNIKLETPYFSFGLFDWSISLYPNTPTQDSEGNVAVQLHRHTNFDHLCRVQYDIKIGENQAFESGTIEQWLDGGGNGEPYIIGSTIHVLSRGRSTVRVRVNMYSVVSIGEAVLPVLNKNRNRVHLYDKDKQAWMLESDISGKYLAFKLYYTDVSHVPRKCTRLVSFDLAVLSIDLERPTIKASNGPFSRYYVQEDLDEGFKMHTNIPLQNPRCEFLSADDQKVTVHIHWIDSHLLTTPTYHSLDDVSRLHKHQMMREILALQSENYALEKQLYSYQKSIARTHSRGQSESEDYPPDRNHYHR
- the LOC128188051 gene encoding uncharacterized protein LOC128188051 isoform X4, producing MSIMAKLFRVVKLQDRFNTEVFTFQLPAKLMKDSAQTSFSKDFNYGYQKWTASFVKSEKHLGAFLRLRTASPHVVCNVDYAFTMVNTEHFTKNETFIEKGSEFTKENDTRGRQTFISLEDLVSRTFIQQTGEFLVELELRHMTTAMECFVRIPKDYQARYASNIKLETPYFSFGLFDWSISLYPNTPTQDSEGNVAVQLHRHTNFDHLCRVQYDIKIGENQAFESGTIEQWLDGGGNGEPYIIGSTIHVLSRGRSTVRVRVNMYSVVSIGEAVLPVLNKNRNRVHLYDKDKQAWMLESDISGKYLAFKLYYTDVSHVPRKCTRLVSFDLAVLSIDLERPTIKASNGPFSRYYVQEDLDEGFKMHTNIPVREARDTCPPV
- the LOC128188051 gene encoding uncharacterized protein LOC128188051 isoform X2, with protein sequence MAKLFRVVKLQDRFNTEVFTFQLPAKLMKDSAQTSFSKDFNYGYQKWTASFVKSEKHLGAFLRLRTASPHVVCNVDYAFTMVNTEHFTKNETFIEKGSEFTKENDTRGRQTFISLEDLVSRTFIQQTGEFLVELELRHMTTAMECFVRIPKDYQARYASNIKLETPYFSFGLFDWSISLYPNTPTQDSEGNVAVQLHRHTNFDHLCRVQYDIKIGENQAFESGTIEQWLDGGGNGEPYIIGSTIHVLSRGRSTVRVRVNMYSVVSIGEAVLPVLNKNRNRVHLYDKDKQAWMLESDISGKYLAFKLYYTDVSHVPRKCTRLVSFDLAVLSIDLERPTIKASNGPFSRYYVQEDLDEGFKMHTNIPVRELQNPRCEFLSADDQKVTVHIHWIDSHLLTTPTYHSLDDVSRLHKHQMMREILALQSENYALEKQLYSYQKSIARTHSRGQSESEDYPPDRNHYHR